Proteins encoded in a region of the Carassius gibelio isolate Cgi1373 ecotype wild population from Czech Republic chromosome B5, carGib1.2-hapl.c, whole genome shotgun sequence genome:
- the LOC127957547 gene encoding ribose-phosphate pyrophosphokinase 1 isoform X2 codes for MPNIKIFSGSSHPDLSQKIADRLGLELGKVVTKKFSNQETCVEIGESVRGEDVYIVQSGCGEINDNLMELLIMINACKIASASRVTAVIPCFPYARQDKKDKSRAPISAKLVANMLSVAGADHIITMDLHASQIQGFFDIPVDNLYAEPAVLKWIKENINEWKNCTIVSPDAGGAKRVTSIADRLNVDFALIHKERKKANEVDRMVLVGDVKDRVAILVDDMADTCGTICHAADKLVSAGATKVYAILTHGIFSGPAISRINSANFEAVVVTNTIPQEDKIKHCNKIQVIDISMILAEAIRRTHNGESVSYLFSHVPL; via the exons ATGCCAAACATTAAGATCTTTTCAGGCAGTTCTCATCCGGATCTGTCGCAGAAGATCGCGGACCGACTGGGACTCGAACTGGGGAAAGTGGTCACCAAAAAATTCAGCAATCAGGAAACCTG tgtAGAGATTGGAGAGAGTGTGCGTGGAGAAGATGTCTATATTGTCCAGAGTGGCTGTGGCGAAATAAACGACAATCTTATGGAGCTGCTGATCATGATCAATGCATGTAAGATTGCATCGGCCTCCAGAGTCACGGCGGTTATTCCTTGTTTCCCCTACGCTCGGCAGGACAAGAAGGACAAG AGTCGGGCTCCAATCTCAGCCAAGCTGGTCGCCAACATGCTGTCTGTAGCCGGAGCAGACCACATCATCACCATGGACCTTCATGCATCTCAAATTCAG GGGTTCTTTGACATCCCAGTTGATAACTTGTATGCTGAGCCGGCAGTCCTCAAATGGATAAAAGAAAACATCAATGAATGGAAGAACTGCACTATTGTTTCTCCTGATGCTGGCGGAGCCAAGAG AGTGACCTCCATCGCAGACCGACTGAATGTGGACTTTGCCTTAATCCATAAGGAGCGGAAGAAGGCCAACGAGGTGGATCGTATGGTGCTGGTTGGGGACGTGAAGGACAGAGTGGCGATTTTAGTCGATGACATGGCAGACACGTGTGGGACAATATGTCATGCGGCTGACAA aTTGGTGTCTGCGGGAGCCACTAAAGTGTACGCCATCTTGACTCATGGTATCTTCTCCGGTCCAGCCATTTCTCGGATCAACAGTGCCAACTTCGAGGCAGTTGTGGTCACCAACACAATTCCACAGGAGGATAAAATCAAGCACTGCAACAAGATTCAG GTGATCGACATTTCTATGATCCTGGCTGAAGCCATTAGGCGAACACATAATGGGGAGTCCGTTTCATACTTGTTTAGTCATGTCCCCTTATaa
- the LOC127957547 gene encoding ribose-phosphate pyrophosphokinase 1 isoform X1 — MPNIKIFSGSSHPDLSQKIADRLGLELGKVVTKKFSNQETCVEIGESVRGEDVYIVQSGCGEINDNLMELLIMINACKIASASRVTAVIPCFPYARQDKKDKVGSRAPISAKLVANMLSVAGADHIITMDLHASQIQGFFDIPVDNLYAEPAVLKWIKENINEWKNCTIVSPDAGGAKRVTSIADRLNVDFALIHKERKKANEVDRMVLVGDVKDRVAILVDDMADTCGTICHAADKLVSAGATKVYAILTHGIFSGPAISRINSANFEAVVVTNTIPQEDKIKHCNKIQVIDISMILAEAIRRTHNGESVSYLFSHVPL, encoded by the exons ATGCCAAACATTAAGATCTTTTCAGGCAGTTCTCATCCGGATCTGTCGCAGAAGATCGCGGACCGACTGGGACTCGAACTGGGGAAAGTGGTCACCAAAAAATTCAGCAATCAGGAAACCTG tgtAGAGATTGGAGAGAGTGTGCGTGGAGAAGATGTCTATATTGTCCAGAGTGGCTGTGGCGAAATAAACGACAATCTTATGGAGCTGCTGATCATGATCAATGCATGTAAGATTGCATCGGCCTCCAGAGTCACGGCGGTTATTCCTTGTTTCCCCTACGCTCGGCAGGACAAGAAGGACAAGGTGGGG AGTCGGGCTCCAATCTCAGCCAAGCTGGTCGCCAACATGCTGTCTGTAGCCGGAGCAGACCACATCATCACCATGGACCTTCATGCATCTCAAATTCAG GGGTTCTTTGACATCCCAGTTGATAACTTGTATGCTGAGCCGGCAGTCCTCAAATGGATAAAAGAAAACATCAATGAATGGAAGAACTGCACTATTGTTTCTCCTGATGCTGGCGGAGCCAAGAG AGTGACCTCCATCGCAGACCGACTGAATGTGGACTTTGCCTTAATCCATAAGGAGCGGAAGAAGGCCAACGAGGTGGATCGTATGGTGCTGGTTGGGGACGTGAAGGACAGAGTGGCGATTTTAGTCGATGACATGGCAGACACGTGTGGGACAATATGTCATGCGGCTGACAA aTTGGTGTCTGCGGGAGCCACTAAAGTGTACGCCATCTTGACTCATGGTATCTTCTCCGGTCCAGCCATTTCTCGGATCAACAGTGCCAACTTCGAGGCAGTTGTGGTCACCAACACAATTCCACAGGAGGATAAAATCAAGCACTGCAACAAGATTCAG GTGATCGACATTTCTATGATCCTGGCTGAAGCCATTAGGCGAACACATAATGGGGAGTCCGTTTCATACTTGTTTAGTCATGTCCCCTTATaa
- the LOC127957552 gene encoding uracil phosphoribosyltransferase homolog yields the protein METDLIEKMPCHNQQLNNTESPEHAAKHVRFSRSSPSADTCRDEPCENQITSDIQRQIGPQLKLLPLNDQIRELQTIIRDKTTSRGDFVFCADRLIRLVVEEGLNQLPYSECTVTTPTGHKYEGVKFEKGNCGVSIMRSGEAMEQGLRDCCRSIRIGKILIQSDEETQKAKVYYAKFPPDINRRKVLLMYPILSTGNTVIEAVRVLTEHGLQAKHIILLSLFSTPHGARSIVQEFPDITILTTEVHAVAPTHFGQRYFGTD from the exons ATGGAAACGGATCTTATCGAGAAGATGCCGTGCCATAACCAGCAGCTGAATAACACCGAGAGCCCCGAACACGCCGCGAAGCACGTCCGCTTCTCCCGCAGCAGCCCTTCAGCCGACACCTGTCGAGACGAACCGTGCGAAAACCAAATCACGAGCGACATCCAACGACAAATAGGACCTCAGCTGAAGCTCTTGCCATTAAATGACCAAATACGAGAACTTCAGACAATCATTCGTGACAA AACTACCAGTAGAGGTGATTTTGTCTTCTGTGCTGATAGATTG ATAAGATTAGTGGTGGAGGAGGGTCTCAATCAGCTTCCATACAGTGAATGCACTGTAACCACACCAACAG GGCACAAATATGAGGGTGTGAAGTTTGAAAAGGGAAACTGTGGGGTTAGCATCATGAGGAGTG GTGAGGCCATGGAGCAAGGCCTTAGAGATTGCTGCAGATCAATCCGTATTGGGAAGATTCTGATCCAGAGCGATGAGGAGACACAAAAGGCTAAAGTTTACTATGCAAAATTCCCTCCTGACATCAACCGAAGGAAGGTTTTGCTCATGTACCCCATACTTA gtacaGGTAACACTGTAATAGAAGCGGTGCGGGTGCTGACTGAACACGGCCTGCAGGCCAAACATATTATTCTACTGAGTCTCTTCTCCACTCCACACG GTGCACGGTCCATTGTTCAGGAATTCCCTGACATCACTATACTGACAACTGAAGTTCACGCTGTCGCTCCGACACACTTCGGCCAAAGGTATTTCGGCACAGACTGA
- the nexmifa gene encoding neurite extension and migration factor isoform X1, translating to MDVLQESRFSGADRSPCPRDASENESHDPLADVSHDLRRCDVIAPVALSLPSLCGQSQTSEGPLSPADLHDGSVSNTTSLSSLSSFSSLSSLSSLSSVSCSKPVTPWSVPQTCDRSSLSNMDSRGGDCLSCLIPKNQTEPESCESVLSFASINLQCLGPAPSADRYGDQVLSDQLLSGSAHPAVTNEGAEEGRSMQESESDEDPASRSIYEGLGEEAQDWSCLETLISESRMELLDLCSRSELAVNLFCEEDVENYMFQEEENALSTDVCSLKIRYESYQDGVQERCESALQDESQLGFFPSLPCSRKEGPKEKPDQSTEIKADDHMTPNISPDSNLLFDLSNSPEDSGEFSDDSSCTGSPDNGLSLRHGRLSRENSSSSSQLSYRLRAKRKVAYREDYLYDVDSIESEKNAEKREKTPAGFKKERDDDWCPKKRRRSSRKDPPVIIKYIIINRFKGQRHMRVRLGRVDPSPAVVCLSPDTLLHYERLAPLKAYWQEREKKQQEQNRLTAAETTKRLNGCKRPSTTPKRKHRMARLRIQQIHTVQNSLPSQTIVVPIHNQPKGTEFLKSTEEPKEDIISVTHTARAKSRTQEREERRKAGKTGKIKKFKSEARLRLKKLKEAETQEVPEASEIEQCSPCLPENLSNSLEENATDEASSNDPEKCTLTPTAPGTDGNAELLPGGYLQTLLEASESSSTANINYFHPGLQNHTLHPVQSCVLSPPSESELPHSPLPMNHGSHPTHYTEPNLTEPNQPISWSSQPSAEQLPFSPDMPTQSPVMPSGFPTPLPVLAGDSKNVTGFRQASLSGCRVSYEESQPDADYGLSPTGSRSDSGVGRLVSFNSLGSLSATSSNYSSLSLREGEREREEEIGEINDGFLPHCSPRLVLQQSLEEVIPLRESTDLLDISNFTPDKFRHSSLSDMSPPDTPNSSPQLLGNCGKVGDFSEAAEANVQWNCGVVPQLNQDRNPHHLQVHSFNTEKEEVGLRDHKGSTKKGGKSGQSTKKSKTAKTAKGEKVKLPRQGSRSVRKIKALLEGKAAKSSEGSGSGASSPTPSLGLIGAQGEWPVTGGLSNDDQREFPEPSNILSNIVSGMAEVQRFMRASVEPLWGPCLSPGQHALQSQTLKILGSAADLKKRGGASGGGRGKKGAGRGGKALPKLLPPGFFPTLGLDCLPLPHRPAHKKMYRHKSSAKFTREELVAGKRDIKGVALTTLVEKRSYNTVCVKSVSQNHGLDRAQRPALSLRKWLPSVQGSKVMCSILC from the exons ATGGATGTTCTGCAGGAGTCCCGATTCTCAGGGGCAGATCGCAGCCCCTGCCCAAGAGATGCTAGTGAAAATG aatcacATGACCCATTGGCAGATGTGTCACATGATCTAAGGCGCTGTGATGTCATTGCTCCTGTGGCGCTGTCCCTGCCCTCCCTCTGTGGCCAGAGTCAGACCTCTGAAGGTCCTCTTAGCCCAGCTGACCTGCATGATGGGTCTGTCTCCAACACCACctctctgtcctctctctcttcattctcctctctttcctccctttcatctctctcttcggtgtcctgttccaaacctgtgacaCCCTGGTCTGTGCCGCAGACCTGTGACAGGTCGTCCCTCTCTAACATGGACTCCAGGGGCGGAGACTGCCTTAGCTGTTTGATCCCCAAAAATCAGACAGAACCGGAATCCTGTGAGTCAGTACTCAGCTTTGCCAGCATCAATTTGCAATGCCTTGGCCCCGCCCCCAGTGCAGATCGCTATGGTGACCAGGTTCTATCTGACCAGCTGCTCAGTGGCTCCGCCCATCCAGCTGTAACCAATGAGGGGGCCGAAGAAGGGAGGTCAATGCAGGAGAGCGAATCAGATGAGGATCCTGCATCCAGGAGCATATACGAAGGTCTTGGAGAGGAGGCGCAGGACTGGAGCTGTCTAGAGACTCTCATCAGTGAAAGTCGTATGGAGCTGTTGGACTTATGCTCCCGCAGTGAACTTGCAGTCAATCTGTTCTGTGAGGAAGATGTGGAGAATTACATGTTTCAGGAGGAGGAGAATGCACTCAGTACTGACGTCTGCTCGCTCAAGATACGCTACGAGTCCTATCAGGATGGAGTGCAGGAGAGGTGTGAATCTGCCCTACAGGATGAGTCTCAGCTAGGTTTCTTTCCTAGCTTACCTTGCAGTAGAAAAGAGGGGCCAAAAGAGAAACCAGACCAATCCACTGAGATTAAGGCTGATGACCACATGACCCCCAATATTAGCCCAGACAGTAACTTACTTTTTGACCTCAGTAACTCTCCGGAAGATTCCGGCGAATTCAGTGATGACAGCTCTTGCACAGGCTCCCCAGACAATGGGCTCTCCCTCCGGCATGGCCGCTTGTCCAGAGAAAACTCTAGCTCCTCCAGCCAGCTAAGCTACCGCCTCCGAGCCAAGAGGAAGGTGGCCTACCGAGAAGACTACTTGTACGATGTGGACTCAATAGAAAGtgagaaaaatgctgaaaaacgtGAAAAAACACCTGCTGGGTTCAAGAAAGAGCGTGATGATGACTGGTGTCCAAAGAAGAGGCGGCGGTCCAGTAGGAAGGACCCACCTGtcattataaaatacataatcATTAATCGTTTTAAAGGCCAGAGGCACATGAGAGTGCGTCTGGGACGAGTCGACCCATCACCCGCTGTGGTCTGTCTGAGTCCAGACACTCTGCTTCACTATGAGAGACTTGCACCATTAAAAGCATACTGGCAGGAAAGAGAAAAGAAGCAGCAGGAGCAGAATAGATTAACAGCAGCAGAAACAACCAAACGCCTCAATGGCTGCAAAAGACCAAGCACTACACCCAAACGAAAGCACAGAATGGCCAGACTCAGGATCCAGCAGATCCATACCGTACAGAATTCCCTCCCCAGCCAAACTATTGTGGTCCCCATCCACAATCAACCAAAGGGGACGGAATTCCTTAAAAGCACAGAGGAACCAAAAGAGGACATTATTTCTGTTACACACACTGCCAGGGCTAAAAGCAGAAcacaagagagagaggaaagaagaAAGGCAGGTAAAACAGGGAAGATAAAGAAGTTCAAAAGTGAAGCAAGACTTCGGTTGAAAAAGTTAAAAGAGGCTGAGACACAGGAAGTCCCAGAAGCCTCTGAGATTGAGCAGTGCAGCCCATGTTTACCAGAAAACCTTAGTAACTCTTTGGAAGAGAATGCCACAGATGAAGCCTCCAGTAATGACCCTGAAAAATGCACTTTGACCCCAACTGCTCCAGGGACTGATGGAAATGCTGAACTCCTCCCCGGGGGATACCTGCAAACTCTTCTTGAAGCCTCTGAGTCATCAAGCACTGCTAACATCAACTATTTCCATCCAGGGCTACAGAATCACACACTTCACCCAGTCCAGAGCTGTGTTCTCTCTCCTCCCTCTGAATCAGAGCTGCCTCACTCTCCTCTACCTATGAACCATGGGTCTCACCCCACGCATTATACTGAGCCAAACCTTACTGAACCAAACCAGCCCATTTCATGGTCATCCCAACCATCTGCTGAACAGCTGCCCTTCTCCCCAGACATGCCAACTCAGTCGCCAGTGATGCCATCGGGCTTTCCCACACCATTGCCTGTGTTAGCAGGGGATAGCAAAAATGTCACAGGCTTTAGGCAAGCGTCTCTGTCAGGGTGCAGGGTCTCGTATGAAGAGTCCCAACCTGATGCTGATTATGGTTTGAGTCCGACTGGCTCTCGGAGTGACAGTGGTGTAGGGCGACTGGTTAGCTTTAACTCCCTCGGGTCACTTTCTGCCACCTCTAGCAACTACAGCTCACTCAGCCtgagagagggagaaagggaGAGGGAAGAGGAGATTGGTGAGATCAATGATGGCTTCTTGCCGCATTGTAGCCCACGGCTCGTCTTGCAGCAAAGTCTAGAGGAGGTCATTCCACTTCGAGAGTCAACTGACCTCTTGGATATCTCCAACTTCACCCCTGACAAGTTCCGCCATTCATCGCTTTCTGACATGTCACCACCAGACACGCCTAACTCTTCCCCTCAACTGCTGGGGAACTGTGGTAAAGTTGGAGATTTTTCGGAAGCAGCAGAAGCAAATGTACAATGGAACTGTGGAGTTGTCCCGCAGCTTAATCAAGACAGAAACCCACACCACCTACAGGTACACTCTTTCAACACAGAGAAGGAAGAAGTTGGGCTAAGGGATCACAAAGGCTCAACGAAAAAGGGTGGGAAAAGTGGACAAAGCACCAAAAAGAGCAAAACTGCTAAAACGGCGAAAGGTGAGAAAGTAAAGCTCCCACGTCAGGGTTCTCGTTCTGTGCGGAAGATCAAAGCCTTGCTAGAGGGAAAAGCAGCCAAAAGTAGTGAAGGGTCAGGAAGTGGTGCTTCTTCCCCGACCCCATCGCTTGGCTTAATTGGAGCTCAGGGTGAGTGGCCTGTTACTGGGGGACTGTCAAATGATGACCAACGAGAATTCCCGGAACCATCGAACATCCTGTCCAATATAGTGTCTGGCATGGCAGAGGTACAGCGTTTCATGAGGGCTTCTGTGGAGCCTCTTTGGGGCCCTTGTCTTTCACCTGGTCAGCATGCCCTCCAGAGCCAGACACTGAAGATTCTGGGTAGCGCTGCTGACCTTAAAAAGCGGGGTGGTGCCTCAGGCGGAGGTCGAGGGAAGAAAGGGGCTGGGCGTGGTGGTAAAGCACTGCCTAAACTTCTCCCACCAGGCTTCTTTCCTACCCTCGGATTGGACTGTCTCCCACTTCCACACCGTCCAGCCCACAAAAAAATGTATCGTCACAAAAGCAGTGCTAAGTTCACCCGAGAGGAGCTCGTAGCGGGTAAAAGGGACATAAAAGGAGTAGCATTGACAACTTTGGTTGAAAAACGGAG CTATAACACTGTATGTGTTAAATCGGTGTCACAGAACCATGGTTTAGACCGAGCCCAGCGCCCTGCTCTGTCTCTCAGAAAATGGTTGCCTTCTGTtcaggggtcaaaggtcatgtgTAGTATTCTGTGCTAA
- the nexmifa gene encoding neurite extension and migration factor isoform X2, which translates to MDVLQESRFSGADRSPCPRDASENESHDPLADVSHDLRRCDVIAPVALSLPSLCGQSQTSEGPLSPADLHDGSVSNTTSLSSLSSFSSLSSLSSLSSVSCSKPVTPWSVPQTCDRSSLSNMDSRGGDCLSCLIPKNQTEPESCESVLSFASINLQCLGPAPSADRYGDQVLSDQLLSGSAHPAVTNEGAEEGRSMQESESDEDPASRSIYEGLGEEAQDWSCLETLISESRMELLDLCSRSELAVNLFCEEDVENYMFQEEENALSTDVCSLKIRYESYQDGVQERCESALQDESQLGFFPSLPCSRKEGPKEKPDQSTEIKADDHMTPNISPDSNLLFDLSNSPEDSGEFSDDSSCTGSPDNGLSLRHGRLSRENSSSSSQLSYRLRAKRKVAYREDYLYDVDSIESEKNAEKREKTPAGFKKERDDDWCPKKRRRSSRKDPPVIIKYIIINRFKGQRHMRVRLGRVDPSPAVVCLSPDTLLHYERLAPLKAYWQEREKKQQEQNRLTAAETTKRLNGCKRPSTTPKRKHRMARLRIQQIHTVQNSLPSQTIVVPIHNQPKGTEFLKSTEEPKEDIISVTHTARAKSRTQEREERRKAGKTGKIKKFKSEARLRLKKLKEAETQEVPEASEIEQCSPCLPENLSNSLEENATDEASSNDPEKCTLTPTAPGTDGNAELLPGGYLQTLLEASESSSTANINYFHPGLQNHTLHPVQSCVLSPPSESELPHSPLPMNHGSHPTHYTEPNLTEPNQPISWSSQPSAEQLPFSPDMPTQSPVMPSGFPTPLPVLAGDSKNVTGFRQASLSGCRVSYEESQPDADYGLSPTGSRSDSGVGRLVSFNSLGSLSATSSNYSSLSLREGEREREEEIGEINDGFLPHCSPRLVLQQSLEEVIPLRESTDLLDISNFTPDKFRHSSLSDMSPPDTPNSSPQLLGNCGKVGDFSEAAEANVQWNCGVVPQLNQDRNPHHLQVHSFNTEKEEVGLRDHKGSTKKGGKSGQSTKKSKTAKTAKGEKVKLPRQGSRSVRKIKALLEGKAAKSSEGSGSGASSPTPSLGLIGAQGEWPVTGGLSNDDQREFPEPSNILSNIVSGMAEVQRFMRASVEPLWGPCLSPGQHALQSQTLKILGSAADLKKRGGASGGGRGKKGAGRGGKALPKLLPPGFFPTLGLDCLPLPHRPAHKKMYRHKSSAKFTREELVAGKRDIKGVALTTLVEKRR; encoded by the exons ATGGATGTTCTGCAGGAGTCCCGATTCTCAGGGGCAGATCGCAGCCCCTGCCCAAGAGATGCTAGTGAAAATG aatcacATGACCCATTGGCAGATGTGTCACATGATCTAAGGCGCTGTGATGTCATTGCTCCTGTGGCGCTGTCCCTGCCCTCCCTCTGTGGCCAGAGTCAGACCTCTGAAGGTCCTCTTAGCCCAGCTGACCTGCATGATGGGTCTGTCTCCAACACCACctctctgtcctctctctcttcattctcctctctttcctccctttcatctctctcttcggtgtcctgttccaaacctgtgacaCCCTGGTCTGTGCCGCAGACCTGTGACAGGTCGTCCCTCTCTAACATGGACTCCAGGGGCGGAGACTGCCTTAGCTGTTTGATCCCCAAAAATCAGACAGAACCGGAATCCTGTGAGTCAGTACTCAGCTTTGCCAGCATCAATTTGCAATGCCTTGGCCCCGCCCCCAGTGCAGATCGCTATGGTGACCAGGTTCTATCTGACCAGCTGCTCAGTGGCTCCGCCCATCCAGCTGTAACCAATGAGGGGGCCGAAGAAGGGAGGTCAATGCAGGAGAGCGAATCAGATGAGGATCCTGCATCCAGGAGCATATACGAAGGTCTTGGAGAGGAGGCGCAGGACTGGAGCTGTCTAGAGACTCTCATCAGTGAAAGTCGTATGGAGCTGTTGGACTTATGCTCCCGCAGTGAACTTGCAGTCAATCTGTTCTGTGAGGAAGATGTGGAGAATTACATGTTTCAGGAGGAGGAGAATGCACTCAGTACTGACGTCTGCTCGCTCAAGATACGCTACGAGTCCTATCAGGATGGAGTGCAGGAGAGGTGTGAATCTGCCCTACAGGATGAGTCTCAGCTAGGTTTCTTTCCTAGCTTACCTTGCAGTAGAAAAGAGGGGCCAAAAGAGAAACCAGACCAATCCACTGAGATTAAGGCTGATGACCACATGACCCCCAATATTAGCCCAGACAGTAACTTACTTTTTGACCTCAGTAACTCTCCGGAAGATTCCGGCGAATTCAGTGATGACAGCTCTTGCACAGGCTCCCCAGACAATGGGCTCTCCCTCCGGCATGGCCGCTTGTCCAGAGAAAACTCTAGCTCCTCCAGCCAGCTAAGCTACCGCCTCCGAGCCAAGAGGAAGGTGGCCTACCGAGAAGACTACTTGTACGATGTGGACTCAATAGAAAGtgagaaaaatgctgaaaaacgtGAAAAAACACCTGCTGGGTTCAAGAAAGAGCGTGATGATGACTGGTGTCCAAAGAAGAGGCGGCGGTCCAGTAGGAAGGACCCACCTGtcattataaaatacataatcATTAATCGTTTTAAAGGCCAGAGGCACATGAGAGTGCGTCTGGGACGAGTCGACCCATCACCCGCTGTGGTCTGTCTGAGTCCAGACACTCTGCTTCACTATGAGAGACTTGCACCATTAAAAGCATACTGGCAGGAAAGAGAAAAGAAGCAGCAGGAGCAGAATAGATTAACAGCAGCAGAAACAACCAAACGCCTCAATGGCTGCAAAAGACCAAGCACTACACCCAAACGAAAGCACAGAATGGCCAGACTCAGGATCCAGCAGATCCATACCGTACAGAATTCCCTCCCCAGCCAAACTATTGTGGTCCCCATCCACAATCAACCAAAGGGGACGGAATTCCTTAAAAGCACAGAGGAACCAAAAGAGGACATTATTTCTGTTACACACACTGCCAGGGCTAAAAGCAGAAcacaagagagagaggaaagaagaAAGGCAGGTAAAACAGGGAAGATAAAGAAGTTCAAAAGTGAAGCAAGACTTCGGTTGAAAAAGTTAAAAGAGGCTGAGACACAGGAAGTCCCAGAAGCCTCTGAGATTGAGCAGTGCAGCCCATGTTTACCAGAAAACCTTAGTAACTCTTTGGAAGAGAATGCCACAGATGAAGCCTCCAGTAATGACCCTGAAAAATGCACTTTGACCCCAACTGCTCCAGGGACTGATGGAAATGCTGAACTCCTCCCCGGGGGATACCTGCAAACTCTTCTTGAAGCCTCTGAGTCATCAAGCACTGCTAACATCAACTATTTCCATCCAGGGCTACAGAATCACACACTTCACCCAGTCCAGAGCTGTGTTCTCTCTCCTCCCTCTGAATCAGAGCTGCCTCACTCTCCTCTACCTATGAACCATGGGTCTCACCCCACGCATTATACTGAGCCAAACCTTACTGAACCAAACCAGCCCATTTCATGGTCATCCCAACCATCTGCTGAACAGCTGCCCTTCTCCCCAGACATGCCAACTCAGTCGCCAGTGATGCCATCGGGCTTTCCCACACCATTGCCTGTGTTAGCAGGGGATAGCAAAAATGTCACAGGCTTTAGGCAAGCGTCTCTGTCAGGGTGCAGGGTCTCGTATGAAGAGTCCCAACCTGATGCTGATTATGGTTTGAGTCCGACTGGCTCTCGGAGTGACAGTGGTGTAGGGCGACTGGTTAGCTTTAACTCCCTCGGGTCACTTTCTGCCACCTCTAGCAACTACAGCTCACTCAGCCtgagagagggagaaagggaGAGGGAAGAGGAGATTGGTGAGATCAATGATGGCTTCTTGCCGCATTGTAGCCCACGGCTCGTCTTGCAGCAAAGTCTAGAGGAGGTCATTCCACTTCGAGAGTCAACTGACCTCTTGGATATCTCCAACTTCACCCCTGACAAGTTCCGCCATTCATCGCTTTCTGACATGTCACCACCAGACACGCCTAACTCTTCCCCTCAACTGCTGGGGAACTGTGGTAAAGTTGGAGATTTTTCGGAAGCAGCAGAAGCAAATGTACAATGGAACTGTGGAGTTGTCCCGCAGCTTAATCAAGACAGAAACCCACACCACCTACAGGTACACTCTTTCAACACAGAGAAGGAAGAAGTTGGGCTAAGGGATCACAAAGGCTCAACGAAAAAGGGTGGGAAAAGTGGACAAAGCACCAAAAAGAGCAAAACTGCTAAAACGGCGAAAGGTGAGAAAGTAAAGCTCCCACGTCAGGGTTCTCGTTCTGTGCGGAAGATCAAAGCCTTGCTAGAGGGAAAAGCAGCCAAAAGTAGTGAAGGGTCAGGAAGTGGTGCTTCTTCCCCGACCCCATCGCTTGGCTTAATTGGAGCTCAGGGTGAGTGGCCTGTTACTGGGGGACTGTCAAATGATGACCAACGAGAATTCCCGGAACCATCGAACATCCTGTCCAATATAGTGTCTGGCATGGCAGAGGTACAGCGTTTCATGAGGGCTTCTGTGGAGCCTCTTTGGGGCCCTTGTCTTTCACCTGGTCAGCATGCCCTCCAGAGCCAGACACTGAAGATTCTGGGTAGCGCTGCTGACCTTAAAAAGCGGGGTGGTGCCTCAGGCGGAGGTCGAGGGAAGAAAGGGGCTGGGCGTGGTGGTAAAGCACTGCCTAAACTTCTCCCACCAGGCTTCTTTCCTACCCTCGGATTGGACTGTCTCCCACTTCCACACCGTCCAGCCCACAAAAAAATGTATCGTCACAAAAGCAGTGCTAAGTTCACCCGAGAGGAGCTCGTAGCGGGTAAAAGGGACATAAAAGGAGTAGCATTGACAACTTTGGTTGAAAAACGGAGGTAA